Genomic DNA from Bacteroidia bacterium:
AGTGCAGCAATTTTGCGGGGGTTATTTGTCATAATTTTTTCTATTTCAATGTGAGTACCAGTGAGATTTATGTTCATTTCTTGGGCTTTAATACCCATAATAGTCATCATGCAGGTAGCTAAAGCTGTGGCTACTAAGTCTGTGGGCGAGAAGCTCTGACCTTTACCTTGATTATCTGTGGGTGCATCGGTGTGAAGTTGGGTTTGTGAGGGTTGGTGAGTAGCTAAGCAGCGTAATTCTCCTTGATATAGCACGCTTATTTTTACCATGTCTGCAAAAATACATAAATTTAAGATGAATATGAGTTGATTAAGTTTGTTTGATTTTTTGGGCGTGTCCTTGTGGGCGTTTCGCTGGCGCTCATGCCCACAAGGTCGGCGTGCTGCGGGCTAACGGTGCTGCGCCCCACCCGCCCACCCCCTGGTCAAGGGGTTGAGGGTTGTGCGGGGGGCTTCGCACCAAGCCTGACGGCTTGCCCTTCGCATGCCTCACGCAAGTGGCTATACAACTAAGCTCATTTATTGAGAACTTAGCTTTGCAAGTATCTGAAAATGAATATCAAACAGGGTAAAAATAGGATAATTCAAGGTTAAGTAGTGCGTACCTGTTGTAAATACCGAGGAATCTCGGTATTTTTGTATAGCATTTACAACTGCTGCATCGTCATTGTCATTTGTTATCTGTTATCAATACCGAGGAATCTCGGTATTTTTGTACAGCATTTACAACTGTTACTTTAGAAGGGGAAGAATGTCTGTTGTTGTAAATACCGAGAAATCTCGGTATTTTTGTA
This window encodes:
- a CDS encoding OsmC family protein — protein: MVKISVLYQGELRCLATHQPSQTQLHTDAPTDNQGKGQSFSPTDLVATALATCMMTIMGIKAQEMNINLTGTHIEIEKIMTNNPRKIAALPAKIKFPTLSLDEKSKKILENAALTCPVAKSIHPDIQFTVEFEW